A genomic region of Pogona vitticeps strain Pit_001003342236 chromosome Z, PviZW2.1, whole genome shotgun sequence contains the following coding sequences:
- the LOC140702922 gene encoding uncharacterized protein LOC140702922 — translation MQSNCPSRETSLRGERPYKCLHCRKSFSKSSTLSSHERTHTGEKPYECVECGKSFSQSIHLSNHQRTHTGGKPHICMKCGKSFSHSSSLSSHQRTHTGEKPYKCMECGKSFSHSSSLSSHQRTHTGEKPHKCMECGKSFSHSSSLSSHQRTHTGEKPYKCMECGKSFSHSSSLSFHQRTHTGEKPNKCMECGKSFTQSTHLSSHQRTHTGEKPYKCIECGKSFNHSTHLSNHQRTHTGEKPYKCMECGKSFNHSTHLSNHQRTHTGEKPYKCMECGKSFTQSTHLSSHQRTHTGEKPYKCMECGKSFSQSTQLSNHQRTHTGEKPHKCMECGKSFSQSSSLSFHQRTHTGEKPYKCMECGKSFNHSSSLSYHQRTHTGEKPYKCMECGKSFSHSTPLNNHQRTHTGEKPYKCMECGKSFSQSTQLSNHQRTHTREKLYKCVECGRSFSCSSHLNSHQRTHSEPKMHLPFL, via the coding sequence ATGCAGAGTAATTGTCCTTCACGTGAAACATCCCTGAGAGGTGAGAGACCATACAAATGCCTACATTGTCGAAAGAGCTTTAGTAAGAGCAGTACCCTGAGTTcgcatgaaagaactcacactggagagaaaccatatgaatgcgtggaatgtggaaagagcttcagtcagagcattCACCTGAGtaaccatcaaagaactcacactgggggaaaaccacacatatgcatgaaatgtggaaagagcttcagtcacagcagttcactgagttcccatcaaaggactcacactggggagaaaccatataaatgcatggaatgtggaaagagcttcagtcacagcagttcactgagttcccatcaaaggactcacactggggagaaaccacataaatgcatggaatgtggaaagagcttcagtcacagcagttcactgagttcccatcaaaggactcacactggggagaaaccatataaatgcatggaatgtggaaagagcttcagtcacagcagttcctTGAGTttccatcaaaggactcacactggggagaaaccaaataaatgcatggaatgtggaaagagcttcactcaaAGCactcacctgagttcccatcaaaggactcacactggggagaaaccatataaatgcatcgaatgtggaaagagcttcaatcacagCACTCACCTGAGtaaccatcaaagaactcacactggggagaaaccatataaatgcatggaatgtggaaagagcttcaatcacagCACTCACCTGAGtaaccatcaaagaactcacactggggagaaaccatataaatgcatggaatgtggaaagagcttcactcaaAGCactcacctgagttcccatcaaaggactcacactggggagaaaccatataaatgcatggaatgtggaaagagcttcagtcaaagcacTCAGCTGAGTAaccatcagagaactcacactggggagaaaccacataaatgcatggaatgtggaaagagcttcagtcagagcagttcCTTGAgtttccatcaaagaactcacactggagagaaaccatataaatgcatggaatgtggaaagagcttcaatcacagCAGTTCACTGAGTTaccatcaaaggactcacactggggagaaaccatataaatgcatggaatgtggaaagagcttcagtcacagcactcCCCTGAAtaaccatcaaagaactcacactggggagaaaccatataaatgcatggaatgtggaaagagcttcagtcaaagcacTCAGCTGAGtaaccatcaaagaactcacactcgggagaaactatataaatgtgtggaatgtggaaggagcttcagttGTAGCAGTCACCTGAATtcccatcaaaggactcacagtgagcctaaaatgcatttgccttttttgtag